From a single Sphingobium lignivorans genomic region:
- a CDS encoding nuclear transport factor 2 family protein — MKARTFMVAMLAMSAAAAPARAAPARAVEPDNCGKTAVEIVSDFSRLFFVEKNWREAFMTWVAEDYIQHNPYAQDGRAAALRHLGPIFDANPQLKVDIKRIFGDETHVAVHYHSVMTPGTRGFAAVDMFRVKDCKIVEHWDVIQPMPETSANPHPMF, encoded by the coding sequence ATGAAGGCAAGGACGTTCATGGTCGCCATGCTGGCGATGTCGGCCGCCGCGGCGCCTGCCCGGGCCGCGCCCGCTCGCGCCGTCGAGCCGGACAATTGCGGGAAGACGGCGGTCGAGATCGTCAGCGATTTCAGCCGGCTGTTCTTCGTCGAGAAGAACTGGCGCGAGGCGTTCATGACCTGGGTGGCGGAGGATTATATCCAGCATAATCCCTATGCGCAGGACGGGCGGGCCGCTGCGCTGCGCCATCTCGGCCCGATCTTCGATGCCAATCCGCAGCTCAAGGTGGATATCAAGCGCATCTTCGGGGACGAGACGCATGTCGCGGTCCATTATCATTCGGTGATGACGCCGGGCACGCGCGGTTTCGCGGCAGTGGACATGTTCCGGGTGAAGGACTGCAAGATCGTCGAGCATTGGGACGTGATCCAGCCGATGCCGGAGACATCGGCCAATCCGCATCCGATGTTCTGA
- a CDS encoding amidohydrolase family protein, with product MPIDPSKVKAIDVHVHAEVSCHDPEDPVMAQFFDAASAYFKAPRERPKIPEIIDFYRQREIAFCLFTVDCESAVGAKRVSNYEIAELAAEHDDIVIPFASIDPHKGKMGAREARDLIENYGVKGFKFHHLIQGIHPSDRTGYPIYEVIAHYKLPAIFHTGHSGMGTGMAGGGGIRLKYGQPMLVDDAASDFPDMKFILAHPSWPWTDESLSMALHKDNVFIDLSGWSPKYFPPQIIRYANTQLKHKMMFGSDFPLITPEKWIAAAQEVGFKEDVLPLILKDNAVRVLGLG from the coding sequence ATGCCCATCGACCCCAGCAAAGTGAAAGCCATCGACGTCCACGTCCATGCGGAGGTCTCGTGCCACGATCCCGAGGACCCGGTGATGGCGCAGTTCTTCGATGCCGCGTCCGCCTATTTCAAGGCGCCGCGCGAACGGCCGAAGATTCCCGAGATCATCGATTTCTACCGGCAGCGCGAGATCGCCTTCTGCCTGTTCACGGTGGATTGCGAAAGCGCGGTCGGCGCCAAACGCGTTTCCAACTACGAGATTGCCGAGTTGGCCGCCGAGCATGACGACATCGTCATTCCCTTCGCCTCGATCGACCCGCACAAGGGGAAGATGGGCGCTCGTGAGGCGCGCGACCTGATCGAGAATTATGGGGTGAAGGGCTTCAAGTTCCACCATCTCATCCAGGGCATCCACCCCTCCGACCGGACCGGCTACCCGATCTACGAAGTGATCGCGCACTACAAGCTGCCGGCGATCTTCCACACCGGCCATTCCGGCATGGGCACGGGCATGGCCGGGGGTGGGGGCATCCGCCTCAAATATGGCCAGCCCATGCTGGTGGACGATGCGGCGTCCGACTTCCCGGACATGAAGTTCATCCTCGCGCACCCCAGCTGGCCCTGGACGGACGAGAGCCTCTCCATGGCGCTGCACAAGGACAATGTGTTCATTGACCTGTCCGGCTGGAGCCCGAAATATTTCCCGCCGCAGATCATCCGCTATGCCAACACGCAGCTGAAGCACAAGATGATGTTCGGCAGCGATTTTCCGCTCATCACGCCGGAAAAATGGATCGCCGCCGCGCAGGAGGTCGGCTTCAAGGAGGATGTGCTGCCGCTCATCCTGAAGGACAATGCCGTGCGCGTGCTGGGGCTGGGCTGA
- a CDS encoding nuclear transport factor 2 family protein, whose product MTRASWGTGVMALALGLAGIAAPAQAAEGQCDLTARQVVERFIPLFYEQKDVRTAFMTWVAEDYIQHNPVAKDGRDNGIAALEPFFRSMPELRYTVARVIAEGDLVVVHNKLQMNAQDRGSAVVDIFRVENCKIVEHWDVIQPIPEKSANPHPMF is encoded by the coding sequence ATGACCCGCGCATCATGGGGTACGGGCGTCATGGCGCTCGCGCTGGGGCTGGCCGGCATCGCCGCGCCCGCGCAGGCGGCGGAAGGCCAGTGCGATCTTACCGCCCGGCAAGTGGTCGAGCGCTTCATCCCGCTGTTCTACGAGCAGAAGGACGTGCGCACCGCGTTCATGACCTGGGTGGCGGAAGATTATATCCAGCACAATCCCGTGGCGAAGGACGGGCGGGACAATGGCATCGCGGCGCTGGAGCCGTTCTTCCGCTCGATGCCCGAGCTGCGCTACACCGTGGCGCGCGTGATCGCGGAAGGCGATCTCGTCGTCGTCCACAACAAGCTCCAGATGAATGCGCAGGATCGCGGCTCGGCGGTGGTGGACATCTTCCGGGTCGAGAATTGCAAGATTGTCGAGCATTGGGACGTGATCCAGCCGATCCCCGAGAAATCGGCCAATCCGCATCCGATGTTCTGA
- a CDS encoding nuclear transport factor 2 family protein, whose product MADVETRLAELEKKVQQLEDVNAIRRLQWAYGYYIDYNRPEEVAGLFAKDGVVVFLSGEYVGYEGVMRLYGTWFQNRFTGGRRGPVHGLLLDHFQLQDIITIAEDGQTAKGRFRGILAGGWHDEVVHEKPDEVPQQFWESGLYENDYVKEDGVWKIKRLDYMMQWQGDYETGWAHTVAHLQPALVCYPENPDGPDRILPEKEVRQTWPHRYEVPMSFAHPVLGKAFMVENFTPMMMKKEKPA is encoded by the coding sequence ATGGCTGATGTGGAAACGCGTTTGGCTGAGCTGGAAAAGAAGGTTCAGCAACTTGAGGACGTGAACGCGATCAGGCGGCTCCAATGGGCTTATGGATATTATATAGATTATAACAGGCCGGAAGAAGTCGCCGGCCTTTTCGCGAAAGATGGCGTCGTCGTCTTTCTTTCGGGTGAATATGTCGGTTACGAAGGCGTGATGCGTCTTTACGGCACATGGTTCCAAAATCGCTTCACCGGCGGGCGACGCGGACCGGTCCATGGCCTGCTTCTCGATCATTTCCAGCTTCAGGACATCATCACCATCGCCGAGGACGGGCAGACCGCCAAGGGGCGGTTCCGCGGCATCCTCGCGGGCGGCTGGCATGACGAGGTGGTGCACGAGAAGCCGGACGAGGTCCCGCAGCAATTCTGGGAATCCGGGCTCTACGAGAATGACTATGTCAAGGAAGACGGCGTCTGGAAGATCAAGCGGCTCGACTATATGATGCAGTGGCAGGGCGATTATGAGACCGGCTGGGCGCATACGGTCGCGCATCTCCAGCCGGCACTGGTCTGCTATCCGGAAAATCCGGACGGCCCGGATCGCATCCTGCCCGAGAAGGAGGTGCGCCAGACCTGGCCGCACCGCTACGAAGTGCCCATGAGCTTTGCGCATCCGGTGCTCGGCAAGGCCTTCATGGTCGAGAATTTCACGCCGATGATGATGAAGAAGGAGAAGCCCGCATGA